One genomic region from Gemmatimonadota bacterium encodes:
- a CDS encoding cytochrome c maturation protein CcmE, with translation MKKDRRFMVGLVGVAAVVTYLAWTGVSEAKVYYLTPTELMAQVQRDPTYHQVGVKVSGTVVEGSYTAASGELLHTFRVADLEDPSVSFPVEYRDLIPDTFTEATEVVLEGRFRDDGVFEATTVLTKCGSRYEAAPEAMAAG, from the coding sequence ATGAAGAAAGATCGCCGATTCATGGTGGGCCTCGTGGGTGTCGCGGCGGTGGTGACCTACCTGGCCTGGACCGGCGTGAGCGAAGCCAAGGTCTACTACCTCACCCCCACCGAGCTGATGGCCCAGGTCCAACGGGACCCGACCTACCATCAGGTGGGCGTCAAGGTGAGCGGGACCGTCGTCGAGGGCAGCTACACTGCCGCGTCCGGCGAGCTGCTCCACACGTTCCGCGTCGCCGACCTGGAGGATCCGTCGGTCAGCTTCCCGGTCGAGTACCGGGACCTGATCCCGGACACGTTCACGGAAGCCACCGAGGTGGTGCTGGAGGGCCGCTTCCGCGACGACGGCGTCTTCGAGGCCACCACCGTGCTGACCAAGTGCGGTAGCCGCTACGAAGCTGCACCCGAGGCGATGGCGGCCGGGTGA
- a CDS encoding heme lyase CcmF/NrfE family subunit codes for MIQLGELSLWIALPVALWGAVFGFAGGRLRRGDLVASAERSVYAVFGLIVLVSAGIIAAFVGNHYEFWYVASYSNRELDLFYKVSGLWAGQRGSLVFWVLWLTFFSSVTVFTNRRRNREFMPYVVGTLMTITSFFLIVLLFADVNPFERLGFTPANGRGLNPQLQNYWMTIHPPTLYLGFTAFTIPFAFGVAALLSGHLDARWIKVTRRWTLLSWFFLSNGIIFGMRWAYEELGWGGYWFWDPVENASLLPWLTATAFLHSIQIQENRGMLKIWNMSLVFLTFLLTIFATFLTRSGLIESVHSFAQELKIAYIFLSFMGALIIVGALLILYRRDRLRTDHQLQSFLSREAAFLFNNLILLGAAFAVLWGTLFPLITEGLTGQKANVGPEYFNRVNVPIGLVLLALTGIGPVIAWRRATARNLRRAFLTPLAVTVVLLTVLMGLGMRNGWALTTFAISGFVMTVIVLEFWKGTRARARIEGEGFLPALYHLVQRNRRRWGGYVVHASVVVIFTAFAASQFDSEVQATILPGEVVEVQSAFGHTYRLTYEGLSTSRDGSLGTSQPNVLRWVATFDVQKDGEPLGVMTAERRYYVVNEQAASEVGIRSTFAEDLYVILAGVEDLSNTMFQGATGDAERATVEVQVNPLVGWIWYGGMLLALGSLIALWPTAVVRVDTAAGASRERAVPSSVG; via the coding sequence GTGATCCAACTCGGAGAGCTTTCCCTCTGGATCGCCCTCCCGGTCGCATTGTGGGGGGCGGTCTTCGGGTTCGCGGGCGGGCGGCTGCGTCGGGGCGACCTCGTCGCCAGTGCCGAGCGGAGCGTCTACGCCGTCTTCGGTCTGATCGTGCTGGTGTCGGCGGGCATCATCGCCGCCTTTGTCGGCAACCACTACGAGTTCTGGTACGTCGCCTCGTATTCCAACCGCGAGCTCGACCTGTTCTACAAGGTCTCGGGGCTCTGGGCGGGGCAGCGGGGCAGCCTCGTGTTCTGGGTCTTGTGGCTGACGTTCTTCTCCAGCGTCACCGTGTTCACCAATCGGCGGCGGAACCGCGAGTTCATGCCGTACGTGGTGGGCACCTTGATGACCATCACCAGCTTCTTCCTGATCGTCCTCCTGTTCGCGGACGTGAACCCCTTCGAGCGCCTGGGCTTCACCCCGGCGAACGGACGGGGGCTCAACCCGCAGCTCCAGAACTACTGGATGACGATCCACCCGCCCACGCTGTACCTGGGCTTCACCGCCTTCACCATCCCGTTCGCCTTCGGGGTGGCGGCCCTCCTGAGCGGTCACCTGGACGCGCGCTGGATCAAGGTCACGCGGCGGTGGACCCTGCTGTCGTGGTTCTTCCTCTCCAACGGCATCATCTTCGGGATGCGTTGGGCGTACGAGGAGCTGGGCTGGGGCGGCTACTGGTTCTGGGATCCGGTGGAGAACGCGTCGTTGCTGCCGTGGCTGACGGCCACCGCGTTCCTGCATTCGATCCAGATCCAGGAGAATCGCGGGATGCTGAAGATCTGGAACATGTCGCTCGTGTTCCTGACCTTCCTGCTGACGATCTTCGCCACCTTCCTGACGCGGTCCGGGCTGATCGAGTCCGTGCACTCCTTCGCGCAGGAGCTCAAGATCGCGTACATCTTCCTGAGCTTCATGGGGGCGCTGATCATCGTCGGCGCGCTCCTGATCCTGTACCGGCGGGACCGGCTCCGGACGGACCACCAGTTGCAGTCCTTCCTGTCGCGGGAAGCGGCGTTCCTCTTCAACAACCTGATCCTGCTCGGGGCCGCGTTCGCGGTGCTGTGGGGCACGCTCTTCCCCCTGATCACCGAAGGCCTCACGGGCCAGAAGGCCAACGTCGGGCCCGAATACTTCAACCGCGTCAACGTCCCCATCGGGCTGGTGCTCCTCGCGCTGACCGGCATCGGTCCCGTCATCGCCTGGCGTCGCGCCACGGCGCGCAACCTCCGGCGTGCCTTCCTCACGCCGCTGGCCGTCACGGTGGTGCTGCTCACGGTCCTGATGGGACTCGGCATGCGCAACGGGTGGGCGCTGACGACCTTCGCGATCTCGGGCTTCGTGATGACGGTGATCGTGCTGGAGTTCTGGAAGGGCACCCGGGCCCGGGCCCGCATCGAGGGCGAGGGCTTCCTGCCCGCGTTGTACCACCTCGTGCAGCGCAATCGGCGGCGCTGGGGTGGCTATGTGGTGCATGCCTCGGTCGTCGTGATCTTCACCGCCTTCGCGGCGTCCCAGTTCGATTCCGAGGTGCAGGCCACCATCCTCCCCGGGGAGGTGGTGGAGGTCCAGTCCGCGTTCGGGCACACGTACCGGCTCACCTACGAGGGCCTGTCCACGTCCCGGGACGGAAGCCTGGGCACCTCGCAGCCCAACGTGCTGCGATGGGTGGCCACGTTCGATGTGCAGAAGGACGGGGAGCCGCTCGGTGTCATGACGGCCGAACGGCGCTACTACGTGGTGAACGAGCAGGCCGCTTCCGAGGTGGGCATCCGTTCCACGTTCGCCGAGGACCTCTACGTCATCCTGGCCGGTGTCGAGGACCTGTCCAACACCATGTTCCAGGGCGCGACGGGAGACGCCGAGCGCGCCACGGTGGAGGTGCAGGTCAATCCGCTGGTGGGATGGATCTGGTACGGTGGGATGCTCCTGGCCCTGGGTTCGCTGATCGCGCTCTGGCCCACCGCCGTGGTCCGCGTGGACACGGCTGCCGGCGCGTCGCGCGAGCGAGCAGTTCCCTCGAGCGTCGGGTAG
- a CDS encoding zinc ribbon domain-containing protein: MTLLATAGAFLFALALVLFVIEPILTGRSALVDVEDHGEDAAFRKHAALRALRDVEYDYQTGKLDESDYRRLKREMVAEAAEVLGTEDGDTAGDPLEAEIRDVRLRIERGEACPRCGADRAIEARFCAVCGTPLAAESLT; encoded by the coding sequence TTGACCCTGCTCGCGACCGCGGGGGCGTTCCTCTTCGCCCTCGCCCTCGTTCTGTTCGTGATCGAGCCGATCCTGACCGGCCGTTCGGCGCTCGTCGACGTCGAGGACCACGGCGAGGACGCCGCGTTCCGCAAGCACGCCGCGCTGCGAGCCCTGCGCGACGTCGAGTACGACTACCAGACCGGGAAGCTGGACGAGTCCGACTATCGGCGTCTCAAGCGCGAGATGGTGGCGGAGGCGGCCGAGGTACTGGGGACCGAGGACGGCGATACGGCCGGCGATCCTCTCGAGGCCGAGATCCGCGACGTGCGCCTGCGTATCGAGCGGGGAGAGGCCTGTCCGCGATGCGGCGCCGATCGCGCCATCGAGGCCCGCTTCTGCGCGGTGTGCGGGACGCCGCTCGCGGCGGAGAGCCTCACATGA
- a CDS encoding heme exporter protein CcmB, with protein sequence MKTLRAVGWICWKDLAIELRTGRRLTVMVAFAVLIAVLFNYSIDPGLVRPRDFVSGLLWLTIVFGGLLGLGQTFHLEEENGALEGVLLTPMPREALFLAKVLSNYLLVLGLVLLVLLLFGLFFAVDYGAHWLVLIAVLALGALGFVAVGTLFAAVTARSTMRETLLPVLVFPILLPVVIYGAGATNRLLSGLAVSEVEGNLRMLGAFALLTLTVGAILFRFVVEDA encoded by the coding sequence GTGAAGACGCTCAGGGCGGTCGGCTGGATCTGCTGGAAGGACCTGGCCATCGAGCTGCGCACCGGGCGACGGCTCACCGTGATGGTGGCGTTCGCGGTGCTCATCGCGGTCCTGTTCAACTATTCGATCGATCCCGGGCTGGTCCGCCCCCGCGACTTCGTGAGCGGCCTGCTCTGGCTCACCATCGTCTTCGGCGGCCTGCTGGGCCTGGGCCAGACCTTCCACCTGGAGGAGGAGAACGGCGCGCTGGAGGGCGTGCTGCTCACGCCGATGCCTCGCGAGGCGCTCTTCCTGGCCAAGGTCCTGTCCAACTACCTGCTGGTCCTGGGCCTGGTGCTCCTCGTGCTGCTGCTCTTCGGCCTCTTCTTCGCCGTCGACTATGGGGCCCACTGGCTGGTGCTGATCGCCGTCCTGGCGCTGGGCGCCCTGGGCTTCGTCGCGGTCGGGACGCTCTTCGCGGCGGTCACCGCCCGCTCCACGATGCGGGAGACGTTGCTCCCCGTGCTGGTCTTTCCGATCCTTCTGCCGGTCGTCATCTACGGCGCGGGCGCCACCAATCGCCTGCTGTCCGGTCTCGCGGTCTCCGAGGTGGAGGGCAACCTGCGCATGCTGGGCGCCTTCGCCTTGCTCACCCTGACGGTGGGGGCCATCCTCTTCCGCTTCGTCGTGGAGGACGCATGA
- the ccmA gene encoding heme ABC exporter ATP-binding protein CcmA, which produces MTRGLGARALTRRFGPTRALDELGFDLEPGRFLTLFGPNGAGKTSLLRVLSGALRPDKGQLTWDGEPLDAQGPDWRTRVGMVSHRSFLYGHLTTRENLRFYGSLYGLPDLDRRIDERIETFGLGKWRDLPARALSRGLTQRLSLARALLHDPDVVLLDEPYTGLDAHAASRLAEILEHLKDGRRLVVMVTHDLVQGARLADVVAIQVAGRLRLFTEDFPRDATRLQSLYHETVGAAAA; this is translated from the coding sequence ATGACCCGCGGGCTGGGAGCCCGCGCGCTGACCCGCCGTTTCGGCCCCACCCGCGCCCTGGACGAGCTCGGGTTCGACCTGGAGCCCGGCCGCTTCCTGACCCTCTTCGGACCCAACGGCGCGGGCAAGACCTCCTTGCTCCGTGTCCTGTCGGGCGCGCTCCGCCCGGACAAAGGGCAGCTGACCTGGGACGGCGAGCCGCTGGACGCGCAGGGACCCGACTGGCGGACCCGCGTCGGGATGGTGTCGCACCGCTCGTTCCTGTACGGGCACCTCACCACGCGCGAGAACCTCCGCTTCTACGGCTCCCTGTACGGGCTGCCCGACCTCGACCGCAGGATCGACGAGCGCATCGAGACCTTCGGCCTGGGGAAGTGGCGGGACCTGCCGGCGCGGGCCCTGTCGCGGGGGCTGACGCAGCGGCTTTCGCTGGCCCGCGCGCTCCTGCACGACCCGGATGTCGTGCTTCTGGACGAGCCCTATACCGGCCTCGACGCGCACGCGGCGTCCCGTCTGGCGGAGATCCTGGAGCACCTGAAGGACGGACGTCGGCTGGTGGTGATGGTCACGCACGACCTGGTGCAGGGGGCGCGGCTCGCGGACGTGGTGGCCATCCAGGTCGCGGGGCGCCTCCGGCTGTTCACCGAGGACTTCCCCCGCGACGCCACGCGGCTGCAGTCCCTCTACCACGAGACGGTCGGAGCGGCCGCCGCGTGA